Genomic DNA from Armatimonadota bacterium:
GCTGCCGGCGCTGCGCAACAGCACCATGGTGGCGGTGAGCGTGGCCGTGACCAACCTGGTCCTGGGCACCATGGCTGCCTACACCTTCTCGCGTCTGCGTTTCCGCGGGGCGGGATCCCTGTACACCTTTGTCCTGGCCAGCCGCCTCCTGCCGCCCATGGCCGTGGCCATTCCCTACTACCTGATCGTCAACCGCCTGGGCCTGCTGGACCGCTATGCCGCTCTGGTTCTCATCCACTCGGTTTTCACCCTGCCCTTCAGCGTGTGGTTCCTCACCCTCTACTTTCGCCGCGTGCCCCCGGACATGGAGGAAGCGGCGTTGGTGGATGGATGCACCCGCCTGCAGGCCCTGTTGCGGGTGGTCGCTCCCATGACCGCGCCGGCCCTGGCGGCAACCGCGGCCTTCAGCTTCATGTTCTCGTACAACGACTTCCCCTTCGCCCTCTTCGTCACCTCGACTATCCGCTCCCAGACCATTCCGGTGATTGTGGCCAACACCGCCATCAACCCCGACGTCAGCTTCGGCGTGGTGGCTGTCACCGTGGTCCTGACCATGTTGCCTCCGGTAGCCTTCGCCATGATCTTCCGCAACTACATCACCCGCGGGCTGATCGCCGTCACCACCACGCGGTAGGAGGCGGCCGTGCGGGTGGCGCTGGCGGTGGACCTGGGGGGGACGCTGTTGCGCACCGGTCTGGTCACGGAGGAGCGCCTCCTGCTCCACCAGGCGGTGCAGCGGGTGGAAGACCGCAGGGGTAACGCCGCGGTGGAGGCCCTTCTGCGCGCCGCCCTGCGAGCCGCGACGGAAGAGGCCCGGGCGCGGGCGCTGCAACCTGTCGGGGTGGGCCTGGCGGTGCCCGGGCTGGTGGACCCCCGGCGGGGGGTGATCCGCTACTCCGCCAACCTGGAGCTGCGGGAGCTGGCGGTGGCGGAGGTGGCCCGGCAGGTGCTGCCGCTCCCGGTGGTCGTGGAGAACGACGTCCGTGCCGCCGCCTGGGGGGAGTGGCGTTGGGGCGCAGGCCTGGGCGTGCGGACCATGGCCTACCTGAGCGCGGGAACGGGGATCGCCGCGGCGCTGGTCCACGGCGGCCGGCTCTACCACGGGGGGACCGCGGCGGCGGGCGAGGTCGGCCACATCCCCGTCGTTCCGGACGGTGACCGCTGCCGCTGCGGGCAGCGCGGATGCCTGGAGACCGTGGCGGGCGGCTGGGGCATCGTGCAACGAACGGGGCGGCTGGCGGCGGGGTCACCAGGTGGGCAGGCGGGGAGCGTTGAGATGCGCTCCACGGAAGCCATCTTCCAGGCTGCCACCGCCGGTGATCCTGTGGCTTGCGCAGTGGTCCGCGAGGCCGGAGAGTTCCTGGGACGGGCGGCGGTGACCGCGGTGCGGATGTGGGATCCGGAATGTCTCGTCCTGGGAGGGGGGCTCTTCTTTCCCGGCTCGCCGCTGGCGGACGCAGTGCGCCGGGCCGTGGTGGAAAGCGCCTTCTACGGCCAGGAGCCCCCGCCGGTCCCCCTGGCGGCGTTCGGGGGCACCGCGGGACTGATGGGGGCGGCCTGCCTGGTGCTGGCGCCGGCGTAGGAGCAGGCCTACGCGGGAGACTGGCGGCCGTATCGAGATCAGCGGCCAACCAT
This window encodes:
- a CDS encoding carbohydrate ABC transporter permease, coding for MRRARLLGRGLGSLLGLLVAAYILAPFLWVAASSIQPEKELFRVPPRWIPRVLTADNYRFVFTGQFPAGYEETGIARGRISEKARDALPALRNSTMVAVSVAVTNLVLGTMAAYTFSRLRFRGAGSLYTFVLASRLLPPMAVAIPYYLIVNRLGLLDRYAALVLIHSVFTLPFSVWFLTLYFRRVPPDMEEAALVDGCTRLQALLRVVAPMTAPALAATAAFSFMFSYNDFPFALFVTSTIRSQTIPVIVANTAINPDVSFGVVAVTVVLTMLPPVAFAMIFRNYITRGLIAVTTTR
- a CDS encoding ROK family protein, whose product is MRVALAVDLGGTLLRTGLVTEERLLLHQAVQRVEDRRGNAAVEALLRAALRAATEEARARALQPVGVGLAVPGLVDPRRGVIRYSANLELRELAVAEVARQVLPLPVVVENDVRAAAWGEWRWGAGLGVRTMAYLSAGTGIAAALVHGGRLYHGGTAAAGEVGHIPVVPDGDRCRCGQRGCLETVAGGWGIVQRTGRLAAGSPGGQAGSVEMRSTEAIFQAATAGDPVACAVVREAGEFLGRAAVTAVRMWDPECLVLGGGLFFPGSPLADAVRRAVVESAFYGQEPPPVPLAAFGGTAGLMGAACLVLAPA